A part of Micromonospora chersina genomic DNA contains:
- a CDS encoding response regulator transcription factor, with translation MRVLVADDERLLADTVAEGLRRFSMAVDVCYDGDGALERIGVNRYDVAVLDRDMPGATGDEVCRSLARSDAGTRVLLLTAAAGIRDRVAGLGLGADDYLTKPFAFAELVARVQALGRRSAPAVPPVLERHGVVLDVARHTVTRDGRPLGLSPKEFAVLHVLMRAGGGVVSAEDLLEQAWDEFADPFTNAVRVTVMTLRKKLGQPSVIHTVPRAGYRIGEPA, from the coding sequence GTGCGGGTGTTGGTGGCGGACGACGAGCGGTTGCTGGCGGACACGGTCGCCGAGGGGCTGCGTCGGTTCTCGATGGCTGTCGACGTCTGCTACGACGGCGACGGCGCGCTGGAGCGGATCGGCGTCAACCGGTACGACGTGGCCGTCCTGGACCGGGACATGCCCGGCGCCACCGGCGACGAGGTGTGCCGCAGTCTCGCCCGGTCCGACGCCGGCACCCGGGTGCTGCTGCTCACCGCGGCCGCCGGCATCCGGGACCGGGTGGCCGGTCTCGGTCTGGGCGCCGACGACTACCTGACCAAGCCGTTCGCGTTCGCCGAGCTGGTGGCCCGGGTGCAGGCACTGGGCCGGCGGTCCGCCCCGGCGGTGCCGCCGGTGCTGGAGCGGCACGGGGTGGTGCTCGACGTGGCCCGGCACACGGTCACCCGGGACGGGCGGCCGCTCGGCCTGAGCCCCAAGGAGTTTGCCGTCCTGCACGTGCTCATGCGCGCCGGCGGCGGCGTGGTCAGCGCCGAGGACCTGCTGGAACAGGCCTGGGACGAGTTCGCCGACCCGTTCACCAATGCGGTACGGGTCACCGTGATGACGCTGCGCAAGAAGCTCGGCCAGCCGTCCGTCATCCACACCGTGCCCAGGGCCGGCTACCGGATCGGCGAGCCGGCGTGA
- a CDS encoding ABC transporter permease encodes MSALAHVPTSSGQPAAPPGTRRGRSRLLPYLLLLPGAAWLLVFFVLPLLQLAAASLYDPSGSLSTGYAMTGEVGNYWVALQAYWPQFARSFVYSAIALVLALLMGYPLAYAIAQKAGRWKNLLLVAVVAPMFTSFLVRTLAWKTILSDNGWVVGLLREVHLLGADGRLLATPFAVVLGLTYNFLPFLVLPLYASLERLDPRLLEAASDLYASPLRAFRKVTLPLSMPGLIAGTLLFFIPATGDYINAELLGTPNEYMIGNVIDSAFLVRLDYPQGAALSFLLMAAILAIVFVYLRKAGTEEVL; translated from the coding sequence ATGAGCGCCCTGGCCCACGTACCGACCTCGTCGGGGCAGCCGGCCGCGCCGCCAGGGACCCGGCGGGGGCGGAGCAGGCTGCTGCCGTACCTCCTGCTGCTGCCCGGCGCCGCCTGGCTGCTCGTCTTCTTCGTCCTGCCGCTGCTCCAGCTCGCCGCCGCCAGCCTCTACGACCCGAGCGGGTCGCTCTCCACCGGCTACGCGATGACCGGGGAGGTCGGCAACTACTGGGTCGCGTTGCAGGCGTACTGGCCGCAGTTCGCCAGGTCCTTCGTCTACTCGGCGATCGCGCTGGTGCTGGCCCTGCTCATGGGCTACCCGCTGGCGTACGCGATCGCCCAGAAGGCCGGCCGGTGGAAGAACCTGCTGCTGGTGGCCGTCGTCGCGCCGATGTTCACCAGCTTCCTGGTGCGCACCCTGGCCTGGAAGACCATCCTGTCGGACAACGGCTGGGTGGTCGGGCTGCTGCGCGAGGTGCACCTGCTCGGGGCGGACGGCCGGCTGCTGGCCACCCCGTTCGCGGTGGTGCTCGGCCTGACGTACAACTTCCTGCCCTTCCTGGTGCTGCCGCTGTACGCGAGCCTGGAGCGGCTCGACCCGCGGCTGCTGGAGGCGGCGAGCGACCTGTACGCGAGCCCGCTGCGCGCCTTCCGGAAGGTCACCCTGCCGCTGTCCATGCCCGGGCTGATCGCCGGCACGCTGCTCTTCTTCATCCCGGCCACCGGCGACTACATCAACGCCGAACTGCTCGGCACCCCCAACGAGTACATGATCGGCAACGTCATCGACTCGGCGTTCCTGGTCCGGCTGGACTACCCGCAGGGCGCGGCGCTGTCGTTCCTGCTGATGGCCGCGATCCTCGCGATCGTCTTCGTCTACCTGCGCAAGGCCGGCACGGAGGAGGTGCTGTGA
- a CDS encoding type II toxin-antitoxin system RelE/ParE family toxin, which translates to MRDLRRNDPASYESVRVAVDKLAEVGPGLGRPLVDTLRGSNLRNLKELRPRSGRDVAIRVLFVFDPWSQAVLLVAGNKAGNWSRWYQQNIPMAEVAYKAWLDNERERRGES; encoded by the coding sequence CTGCGTGATCTGCGGCGGAACGATCCCGCGTCGTACGAGAGTGTCCGGGTCGCCGTGGACAAGTTGGCCGAGGTCGGCCCCGGCCTGGGCCGGCCCCTCGTTGACACGCTCCGCGGCAGCAACCTCCGCAATCTCAAGGAGCTCCGCCCCAGGTCGGGCCGTGACGTGGCGATCCGCGTGCTGTTCGTCTTCGACCCGTGGTCGCAGGCTGTGCTCCTGGTGGCGGGCAACAAGGCGGGCAACTGGAGCCGCTGGTATCAGCAGAACATCCCGATGGCGGAGGTTGCGTACAAGGCTTGGCTCGACAATGAGCGCGAGCGAAGGGGGGAGTCGTGA
- a CDS encoding DUF779 domain-containing protein, whose translation MGDPVTLTPAAAGLIRSLRAAHGPLMFHQSGGCCDGSAPMCYPAGEFRTGSSDVLLASLTVEGVPEPVEFWMSTAQWELWKHTRLTVDVVPGRGSGFSLEAPEGVRFLIRSHLAR comes from the coding sequence ATGGGTGACCCCGTCACGCTGACGCCCGCGGCGGCCGGACTGATCCGGTCGCTGCGGGCGGCCCACGGCCCGCTCATGTTCCACCAGTCCGGCGGCTGCTGCGACGGCAGCGCCCCGATGTGCTACCCGGCCGGCGAGTTCCGCACCGGCTCCTCGGACGTGCTGCTCGCCTCGCTGACGGTGGAGGGCGTGCCCGAGCCGGTCGAGTTCTGGATGTCCACAGCCCAGTGGGAGCTGTGGAAACACACCAGGCTCACGGTCGACGTGGTGCCCGGCCGAGGCAGCGGCTTCTCCCTGGAGGCCCCGGAGGGCGTCCGCTTCCTGATCCGCTCCCACCTGGCCCGCTGA
- the speB gene encoding agmatinase: MTRYGPMFGPDITFLGVPPCTLEEPVTYADADVVIVGAPFDGGTSHRPGTRFGPSAIRQACYLPHDGSRPSLALRVDGLQDLTVYDAGDVEMFSGDIERSLASLETAVHAVAAAGAIPIVLGGDHSIALPDATGVARHHGLGRVSLVHFDAHADTGDIEFGSLHGHGQPMRRLIESGAVRGDRFLQIGLRGYWPGPETLSWMAEQRMRSYEMTEVVARGLDECLAEAFEIATDECEGVFLSVDVDVVDPGMAPGTGTPEPGGFTSRQLLDAVRRVCYELPVVGVDVVEVAPPYDHADITAYLGNRVVLEALSAIARRRRDAAGGDPWNPHQPLLDAR, translated from the coding sequence GTGACCCGCTACGGTCCGATGTTCGGCCCCGACATCACGTTCCTCGGCGTGCCCCCGTGCACGCTGGAGGAGCCGGTGACGTACGCCGACGCCGACGTGGTGATCGTCGGCGCACCCTTCGACGGCGGCACGTCGCACCGGCCCGGCACCCGGTTCGGCCCGTCCGCCATCCGTCAGGCCTGCTACCTGCCGCACGACGGCTCCCGCCCGTCCCTCGCGCTGCGCGTGGACGGCCTGCAGGACCTGACGGTGTACGACGCGGGCGACGTCGAGATGTTCTCCGGCGACATCGAGCGCTCGCTGGCCTCCCTGGAGACCGCCGTGCACGCGGTCGCCGCGGCCGGGGCCATCCCGATCGTGCTCGGCGGCGACCACTCCATCGCCCTGCCCGACGCCACCGGCGTGGCCCGGCACCACGGGCTCGGCCGGGTGTCGCTGGTGCACTTCGACGCGCACGCCGACACCGGGGACATCGAGTTCGGCTCCCTCCACGGGCACGGCCAGCCGATGCGCCGGCTCATCGAGTCCGGCGCCGTACGCGGCGACCGCTTCCTCCAGATCGGCCTGCGCGGCTACTGGCCGGGGCCGGAGACCCTGTCGTGGATGGCCGAGCAGCGGATGCGCTCGTACGAGATGACCGAGGTGGTGGCGCGCGGGCTGGACGAGTGCCTCGCGGAGGCGTTCGAGATCGCCACCGACGAGTGCGAGGGCGTCTTCCTCTCCGTCGACGTGGACGTGGTCGACCCCGGCATGGCTCCCGGCACCGGCACCCCCGAGCCGGGCGGGTTCACCTCCCGGCAACTCCTCGACGCCGTCCGCCGGGTCTGCTACGAGCTGCCGGTGGTGGGCGTGGACGTCGTCGAGGTCGCCCCGCCCTACGACCACGCCGACATCACCGCGTACCTGGGCAACCGGGTGGTGCTGGAAGCGCTGTCCGCAATAGCCCGCCGCCGCCGCGACGCCGCAGGCGGCGATCCCTGGAACCCGCACCAACCCCTCCTAGACGCCCGCTGA
- a CDS encoding NAD(P)/FAD-dependent oxidoreductase, with the protein MNLPHTGRALADAAPVPYWLDRPERPDPLPPLAGVHDADLLVVGGGYSGLWTALLAKEADPDRDVLLVEAGTCGWAASGRNGGFCAASLTHGLANGAERWPDEIDELERLGRENLDAIADTVVKHGIDCDFERTGELAVAVEPYQLAGLAEDAALARRYGHDVRLLDRDEVRAEVASPTYLGGMWDRDRVALLDPAKLAWGLRRAALDLGVRIHEHTRVTGLARDGGALRAATAGGPDGVPGAVRARQVVLATNAFPPLLRRLRAWLVPVYDYALMTEPLTPAQRDAIGWRNRQGLADTGNQFHYYRITADGRILFGGYDAIYHYGNRMAPELEQREATFTALASHFFTTFPQLEGLRFSHRWGGVIDTCTRFCAFFGTAYEGRLAYAAGFTGLGVGATRFGARVMLDLLGGEDTPLTRLDLVRRKPLPFPPEPIRATGINLTRWSLARADAREGRRNLWLRTLDRLGLGFDS; encoded by the coding sequence ATGAACCTCCCGCATACCGGCCGGGCGCTGGCCGACGCCGCGCCCGTCCCGTACTGGCTCGACCGACCGGAACGCCCGGATCCGCTACCGCCCCTGGCCGGCGTCCACGACGCCGACCTGCTGGTGGTCGGCGGCGGCTACTCCGGGCTCTGGACCGCGCTGCTGGCCAAGGAGGCCGACCCGGACCGGGACGTGCTCCTGGTCGAGGCCGGCACCTGCGGCTGGGCGGCCTCCGGGCGCAACGGCGGGTTCTGCGCCGCGTCGCTCACCCACGGCCTCGCCAACGGCGCCGAGCGGTGGCCCGACGAGATCGACGAGCTGGAACGGCTCGGCCGGGAGAACCTGGACGCCATCGCCGACACCGTCGTGAAGCACGGCATCGACTGCGACTTCGAGCGCACCGGCGAGCTGGCGGTGGCCGTCGAGCCGTACCAGCTCGCCGGGCTGGCGGAGGACGCCGCGCTGGCCCGCCGGTACGGCCACGACGTGCGGCTGCTCGACCGCGACGAGGTACGCGCCGAGGTCGCCTCGCCGACGTACCTCGGTGGGATGTGGGACCGGGACCGGGTGGCCCTGCTCGACCCGGCGAAGCTGGCCTGGGGCCTGCGCCGCGCCGCCCTCGACCTGGGCGTCCGCATCCACGAGCACACCCGGGTCACCGGGCTGGCCCGCGACGGCGGCGCGCTGCGCGCGGCCACGGCCGGCGGCCCGGACGGCGTGCCCGGCGCGGTGCGGGCCCGGCAGGTGGTGCTCGCCACCAACGCGTTCCCGCCGCTGCTGCGCCGGCTGCGCGCCTGGCTGGTGCCGGTCTACGACTACGCGCTGATGACCGAGCCGCTGACGCCCGCCCAGCGCGACGCCATCGGCTGGCGCAACCGGCAGGGGCTGGCCGACACCGGCAACCAGTTCCACTACTACCGGATCACCGCCGACGGCCGGATCCTGTTCGGCGGCTACGACGCCATCTACCACTACGGCAACCGGATGGCTCCGGAGTTGGAGCAGCGCGAGGCCACCTTCACGGCGCTGGCGTCGCACTTCTTCACGACCTTCCCCCAGCTGGAAGGGTTGCGGTTCAGCCACCGCTGGGGTGGCGTCATCGACACCTGCACCCGGTTCTGCGCGTTCTTCGGCACCGCCTACGAGGGGCGGCTGGCGTACGCGGCCGGGTTCACCGGGCTGGGCGTCGGGGCGACCCGGTTCGGGGCGCGGGTGATGCTCGACCTGCTCGGCGGGGAGGACACCCCGCTGACCCGGCTCGACCTGGTCCGCCGCAAGCCGCTGCCGTTCCCGCCGGAGCCGATCCGGGCCACCGGCATCAACCTCACCCGCTGGTCGCTCGCCCGCGCCGACGCGCGGGAGGGGCGGCGCAACCTCTGGCTCCGTACTCTCGATCGTCTTGGACTGGGGTTCGACTCCTGA
- the adh gene encoding aldehyde dehydrogenase: MTRYDAPTHWQSRYDHFIGGEYVKPHGGRYFENPTPVTGQTFCEVARGTAEDVEKALDAAHGAADAWGRTSVAERSLILNKIADRMQDNLESLAIAETWENGKPVRETLAADIPLAIDHFRYFAGAIRAQEGSLGEIDDDTVAYHFHEPLGVVGQIIPWNFPILMAVWKLAPALAAGNAVVLKPAEQTPASIHYLLSLVADLLPPGVVNVVNGFGVEAGKPLASSPRVAKVAFTGETTTGRLIMQYASENIKPVTLELGGKSPNIFFDDVSAASDDFRDKALEGFTMFALNQGEVCTCPSRALIQQGHYSDFLAAAVERTKAVKQGHPLDTDTMIGAQASNDQLEKILSYLDIGRQEGARVLAGGERADLGGELSGGYYVQPTIFEGDNSMRIFQEEIFGPVVSVTSFADLDDAVKIANDTLYGLGAGVWTRDMNTAYRAGRAIQAGRVWTNCYHAYPAHAAFGGYKQSGIGRENHKMMLEHYQQTKNLLVSYSPQKLGFF, encoded by the coding sequence ATGACGCGCTACGACGCCCCCACCCACTGGCAGTCCCGCTACGACCACTTCATCGGCGGCGAGTACGTGAAGCCGCACGGCGGCCGGTACTTCGAGAACCCCACCCCGGTGACCGGGCAGACCTTCTGCGAGGTGGCCCGGGGCACCGCCGAGGACGTGGAGAAGGCCCTCGACGCGGCGCACGGCGCCGCCGACGCCTGGGGCCGCACCTCGGTGGCCGAACGGTCGCTCATCCTGAACAAGATCGCCGACCGCATGCAGGACAACCTGGAATCCCTCGCCATCGCCGAGACCTGGGAGAACGGCAAGCCGGTACGCGAGACCCTGGCCGCCGACATCCCCCTCGCGATCGACCACTTCCGCTACTTCGCCGGAGCGATCCGGGCCCAGGAGGGCTCCCTCGGCGAGATCGACGACGACACGGTGGCCTACCACTTCCACGAGCCGCTCGGCGTGGTCGGGCAGATCATCCCGTGGAACTTCCCGATCCTCATGGCGGTCTGGAAGCTCGCCCCGGCGCTCGCCGCCGGCAACGCCGTGGTGCTCAAGCCCGCCGAGCAGACCCCGGCCTCGATCCACTACCTGCTCTCGCTGGTCGCCGACCTGCTCCCGCCGGGCGTGGTCAACGTGGTCAACGGCTTCGGCGTCGAGGCGGGCAAGCCGCTCGCCTCCTCGCCCCGGGTGGCGAAGGTGGCGTTCACCGGCGAGACCACCACCGGGCGGCTGATCATGCAGTACGCCAGCGAGAACATCAAACCCGTCACCCTCGAACTGGGTGGCAAGAGCCCGAACATCTTCTTCGACGACGTCAGCGCCGCCTCCGACGACTTCCGCGACAAGGCGCTCGAAGGCTTCACGATGTTCGCGCTCAACCAGGGCGAGGTCTGCACCTGCCCGTCCCGGGCGCTGATCCAGCAGGGTCACTACTCCGACTTCCTGGCCGCCGCCGTCGAGCGGACGAAGGCGGTCAAGCAGGGGCATCCGCTGGACACCGACACGATGATCGGGGCGCAGGCCTCCAACGACCAGTTGGAGAAGATCCTCTCCTACCTGGACATCGGCCGTCAGGAGGGTGCTCGCGTTCTGGCCGGCGGTGAGCGGGCGGACCTGGGCGGTGAGCTGTCCGGCGGGTACTACGTGCAGCCCACGATCTTCGAGGGCGACAACTCGATGCGGATCTTCCAGGAGGAGATCTTCGGTCCGGTGGTCTCGGTGACGTCCTTCGCCGACCTGGACGACGCCGTGAAGATCGCCAACGACACCCTGTACGGCCTCGGGGCCGGCGTGTGGACCCGGGACATGAACACCGCGTACCGGGCCGGGCGCGCGATCCAGGCCGGCCGGGTCTGGACCAACTGCTACCACGCCTACCCGGCACACGCCGCGTTCGGCGGGTACAAGCAGTCCGGCATCGGCCGGGAGAACCACAAGATGATGCTGGAGCACTACCAGCAGACCAAGAACCTGCTGGTCAGCTACTCCCCCCAGAAGCTGGGCTTCTTCTGA
- a CDS encoding ABC transporter permease produces the protein MKLKRWLADRWVMGVALLVLGYLSLPILVVAGLSFNRPSSRLSYDFNEFTLDNWTHPCATSDMCDAVVRSMEIGLIATVVSTILGTLMAFALVRHGFRGRSGINGLIFLPMATPELVMGTSLLALFVAAGVPQGFWTIVIAHVMFCVSFVVVTVKARLAGMDRRLEEAAMDLYASEWQTFRRITLPLVLPGIVAAALLAFSLSFDDFIITNFNAGTTVTFPMYVWGAAQRGIPPQVNVIGTAMFAIALLLVGASSLRGRRARRAALAAPVAAVGAGKSAS, from the coding sequence GTGAAACTGAAGCGTTGGCTCGCCGACCGCTGGGTCATGGGCGTGGCACTGCTCGTCCTCGGCTACCTCTCGCTGCCGATCCTCGTGGTCGCCGGGCTCTCCTTCAACCGGCCGTCCAGCCGGCTGTCCTACGACTTCAACGAGTTCACGCTCGACAACTGGACCCACCCCTGCGCCACCTCCGACATGTGCGACGCGGTGGTACGCAGCATGGAGATCGGCCTGATCGCCACGGTGGTCTCCACCATCCTCGGCACGCTCATGGCGTTCGCCCTGGTCCGGCACGGCTTCCGCGGCCGGTCCGGGATCAACGGCCTGATCTTCCTGCCGATGGCCACCCCGGAGCTGGTGATGGGCACCTCGCTGCTCGCCCTCTTCGTGGCCGCCGGGGTGCCGCAGGGCTTCTGGACCATCGTCATCGCGCACGTGATGTTCTGCGTGTCGTTCGTGGTGGTCACCGTCAAGGCCCGGCTGGCCGGCATGGACCGGCGGCTGGAGGAGGCCGCCATGGACCTCTACGCCAGCGAGTGGCAGACCTTCCGGCGGATCACCCTGCCCCTGGTGCTGCCCGGCATCGTGGCCGCCGCGCTGCTGGCCTTCTCGCTGAGCTTCGACGACTTCATCATCACGAACTTCAACGCCGGCACCACTGTCACCTTCCCCATGTACGTCTGGGGCGCCGCCCAGCGGGGAATCCCGCCGCAGGTGAACGTCATCGGCACGGCCATGTTCGCGATCGCGCTGCTCCTGGTCGGCGCCAGCTCGCTGCGCGGTCGCCGGGCCCGGCGCGCCGCCCTCGCGGCGCCCGTCGCCGCCGTCGGGGCCGGCAAGAGCGCGTCATGA
- a CDS encoding GAF domain-containing protein, whose amino-acid sequence MADPWLALEFGADPAERIAQVGAAHEAFLTAGTTTGRVRDVVRRSWERSALLDPEATAPVDLTDDALASYRAAHPLARVLPLFRDLLGGIAQDGAHLMAVCDADGRLLWVEGHPGVLRHAERMNFVPGARWDEAHAGTNAPGTALAVDHSVQIFATEHFVRPVQRWTCAAAPIHDPTTGRLLGAVDITGGDHLATPQSLALVRATARAAEAFLAGAAPAEPDVLHVAALGRDEAELRVAGRRIRLGRRHSELLVLLLDHPEGRTGEQLGLDLYGDDRLHPVTLRAELSRLRRALGEELLDSRPYRLRPAVRADFRTVTELLEHGDPAGALRAYPGPLLPGSDAPGVARLRRLVDGQLRAAVLAAADPALLTAWTATPTGADDLTAWQALARALPPGAPRRPLALARARQLAEEYDLPRATLLQRRGN is encoded by the coding sequence ATGGCTGACCCGTGGCTCGCCCTGGAATTCGGCGCCGATCCGGCGGAGCGGATCGCGCAGGTCGGCGCCGCCCACGAAGCGTTCCTCACCGCCGGCACGACCACCGGCCGGGTCCGCGACGTGGTCCGCCGCTCGTGGGAGCGGTCCGCGCTGCTCGACCCCGAGGCCACCGCCCCGGTCGACCTCACCGACGACGCGCTGGCGAGCTACCGGGCCGCCCACCCACTGGCCCGCGTGCTGCCCCTCTTCCGCGACCTGCTCGGCGGCATCGCGCAGGACGGCGCCCACCTCATGGCGGTCTGCGACGCGGACGGGCGGCTGCTCTGGGTGGAGGGGCACCCGGGGGTGCTCCGGCACGCCGAGCGGATGAACTTCGTGCCCGGCGCCCGCTGGGACGAGGCCCACGCCGGCACCAACGCTCCCGGCACCGCCCTGGCCGTCGACCACAGCGTGCAGATCTTCGCCACCGAGCACTTCGTCCGGCCGGTCCAGCGCTGGACCTGCGCCGCCGCCCCGATCCACGACCCGACCACCGGCCGGCTGCTCGGCGCCGTCGACATCACCGGCGGGGACCATCTGGCCACCCCACAGAGCCTGGCCCTGGTCCGCGCCACCGCCCGGGCCGCCGAGGCGTTCCTGGCCGGCGCCGCCCCCGCCGAACCCGACGTGCTGCACGTCGCCGCCCTCGGCCGGGACGAGGCGGAGCTGCGCGTGGCCGGCCGCCGGATCCGGCTCGGTCGCCGGCACAGCGAGCTGCTGGTGCTGCTCCTCGACCACCCCGAGGGGCGCACCGGGGAACAGCTCGGCCTCGACCTGTACGGCGACGACCGGCTGCACCCGGTCACCCTGCGCGCCGAGCTGTCCCGGCTGCGCCGGGCGCTCGGCGAGGAACTGCTCGACTCCCGCCCCTACCGGCTGCGGCCGGCCGTGCGCGCGGACTTCCGTACCGTCACCGAACTGCTGGAACACGGCGATCCGGCCGGGGCGCTGCGCGCGTACCCCGGGCCCCTGCTGCCCGGGTCGGACGCGCCGGGAGTGGCGCGACTGCGTCGGCTGGTCGACGGCCAGCTCCGCGCGGCCGTGCTGGCCGCCGCGGACCCGGCGCTGCTCACGGCCTGGACCGCGACACCCACCGGCGCCGACGACCTCACCGCCTGGCAGGCCCTGGCGCGGGCGTTGCCGCCGGGTGCGCCGCGCCGGCCGCTCGCCCTGGCGCGGGCCCGCCAGCTCGCCGAGGAGTACGACCTCCCGCGCGCAACGTTGCTGCAACGTCGCGGAAACTAG
- a CDS encoding saccharopine dehydrogenase family protein: protein MRILLVGAGGVGSAAVSIAARRSFFETMVVADYDLDRASRAVAGHGDPFVAARVDASSAEAVAALCREHRISHVLNAVDPRFVMPIFDGAFAAGADYLDMAMSLSRPHPDAPHAETGVKLGDEQFALADQWSAAGRLALCGIGIEPGLSDVFARYAADELFAEIDEIGVRDGANLTVDGYDFAPSFSIWTTIEECLNPPVVWEADRGWYTTPPFSEPEVFEFPEGIGPVECVNVEHEEVLLIPRWVKAKRVTFKYGLGDEFIEVLKTLHKLGLDSTSPVRVRGVEVSPRDVVAACLPDPATLGDRMRGKTCAGTYVTGTGLDGRPRRVYLYHVVDNEWSMAEYGHQAVVWQTAVNPVVALELLATGAWSGVGVLGPEALPPVPFLDLLTGYGSPWGMEER, encoded by the coding sequence ATGCGTATCCTCCTCGTCGGCGCCGGTGGCGTCGGCTCCGCCGCCGTATCCATCGCCGCCCGCCGTTCCTTCTTCGAGACCATGGTGGTCGCGGACTACGACCTCGACCGCGCGTCACGGGCGGTGGCCGGCCACGGCGACCCGTTCGTCGCCGCCCGCGTCGACGCCTCCTCCGCCGAGGCGGTCGCCGCGCTCTGCCGGGAGCACCGGATCAGCCACGTGCTCAACGCCGTCGATCCGCGCTTCGTCATGCCGATCTTCGACGGCGCGTTCGCCGCCGGAGCCGACTACCTCGACATGGCCATGTCGCTGTCCCGGCCGCACCCGGACGCGCCGCACGCCGAGACCGGGGTGAAGCTCGGCGACGAGCAGTTCGCGCTTGCTGACCAGTGGTCGGCCGCCGGGCGGCTCGCGCTCTGCGGCATCGGCATCGAACCGGGCCTCTCCGACGTGTTCGCCCGCTACGCCGCCGACGAACTCTTCGCCGAGATCGACGAGATCGGGGTACGCGACGGCGCGAACCTCACCGTCGACGGCTACGACTTCGCCCCCTCGTTCTCCATCTGGACCACCATCGAGGAGTGCCTGAACCCGCCGGTGGTCTGGGAGGCCGACCGGGGCTGGTACACCACCCCGCCGTTCTCCGAGCCCGAGGTGTTCGAGTTCCCCGAGGGGATCGGCCCGGTCGAGTGCGTCAACGTGGAGCACGAGGAGGTGCTGCTCATCCCGCGCTGGGTGAAGGCGAAGCGGGTCACCTTCAAGTACGGCCTCGGTGACGAGTTCATCGAGGTGCTGAAGACGCTGCACAAGCTCGGCCTCGACTCGACGTCGCCCGTCCGCGTCCGCGGCGTCGAGGTGTCGCCGCGCGACGTCGTGGCCGCCTGCCTGCCCGACCCCGCCACCCTCGGCGACCGGATGCGCGGCAAGACCTGCGCCGGCACGTACGTCACCGGAACCGGCTTGGACGGGCGGCCGCGGCGGGTCTACCTCTACCACGTGGTCGACAACGAGTGGTCGATGGCGGAGTACGGCCACCAGGCGGTGGTCTGGCAGACCGCCGTCAACCCGGTCGTGGCCCTGGAACTGCTGGCCACCGGGGCGTGGTCCGGCGTCGGCGTGCTCGGCCCGGAGGCGCTGCCCCCGGTGCCCTTCCTCGACCTGCTGACCGGCTACGGCTCGCCGTGGGGAATGGAGGAGCGGTGA
- a CDS encoding helix-turn-helix domain-containing protein: MTEFYDWDEVRAELGGDDAAYEAERARTEAWVSAFHLAEERKRLGLTQRQVAELMGVTPGRVSQIENGDLDVNEVATLSRYAAALGAKLRIIFDYGDDLRQIA, from the coding sequence GTGACGGAGTTCTACGACTGGGACGAGGTCCGCGCCGAACTCGGCGGGGACGACGCGGCCTATGAGGCGGAGCGGGCCCGCACCGAGGCCTGGGTGAGCGCCTTCCACCTGGCCGAGGAGCGCAAGCGGCTGGGGCTCACCCAGCGACAGGTCGCCGAGCTCATGGGGGTCACCCCTGGCCGGGTCAGCCAGATCGAGAACGGCGACCTCGACGTGAACGAGGTGGCGACCCTGAGCCGCTATGCGGCCGCACTCGGCGCGAAGCTGCGCATCATCTTCGACTACGGGGACGACCTTCGGCAGATTGCTTGA